The nucleotide sequence TGATGAATTCACTTCCCTTCCGGTCTGATAGGGTTGGTTTCTAAAGCAAATCATCAAGAGCTAAGGGGAGGAATCAAGAAGATTCttgtaagagagaaaaatctacATCATGAAGTTAAGCAAGTTCCTGGAATCTCCTTAAAAGGAGAACTGATGTTCTGTGGATAtaagaaaataacaaacaaacaagtgaGGTAGCATGAGGTTCCCTGTAATTTGTTTACAGTGGAAGCAATAATTTTTCCCACACTAAAATTTGAACGTGTAGAACATGCTCCATACTCTATTACAGTGAAACCTGTAAAGCAgtctggtttttcctttttctgtaggTTTGGAAGAGAGAAACATACTCATACTTCTCTGATACTCTCTTGATTTACTAAGTTTTTTCAGGAGGCACTTGTTAGAAGCAGTTGAGGGATAGTCATCTCTTATAGATTTAGATTTCTTCCATAATCAGAGGAGTGAGGAAAGCTCCTAACTGAGGTATCCTGAATTATTGTCTGCAGAAGCCCCTTCTTTATCCTCTCTAGGGGAGTCTGTGTACTGAAGTTAAGGGTATGAATATTCCCCAGGAGTAAGTGCCTGTAATTCCATTTCAGTCTTAGAAATAGTGAAGGGAGTTTTAAGTGATGTCTACCAGATACAGTACTACTGGAGATGTTATGacattttaaggaaataaataaatgacatCTAAATCTTTCTCAGttattaaaatttttcctttcatatgaTAAACACCAGTTCATTTCAGGTTCTTTATATTCCTTACAAACAAAATTTTACCCTTTCAGTGTTCATAGTATGACTAACATCTGTTTAATAATGTTCAAATGATCATTAATTATGACTTGGAATTTCAGATTGCCTCTCTGCACACCCTGAAGATGAGAACAGGCACCATCCATCAATTTATCCACAGATAGAATTAGCAACTGCTGCAAAAGCTCAGCAATTCCCGTGAGTATATCTGCTGCAGAAATGGTAACAGTTCTTCAGGGATATTAATACTCTCTAGTTCATCTGATTTAATTTACAGAGAGCTCTGAGAACACAGATTTACTGTTTTTAAACATTAGTCCAGTAAAATAACTGAAGCCTCCCTGTTTGCTAAACATTGCTTAACGTGCTTAAAGATGCAGAACTCCTGCAGCACTGTTTAGTCATAGACCTAAATTTATCTCCAGAGTCATAACATACTTGAGATGCAATGGCTATCTGGTTGAGTGTTGCCAGTGTTGCAGtgcaagggagaaaaagatgAATTGTACAGGTCAGTAAGAAGAGTTTAAGGGATGAGAGGTGTCCTTGTAGCTAATTCATGTAAAGGGGACACTGTCCCACCAGCCTGTGCTGCTTAGCTGTGGCATAAGGTGAAGACAGACCAACAGATAAATAAAGTAGCAATCAAAATTTACAGCTTTGGTGGTTTCTCAGTTACTTTTTATGTATTGCTCTCTCCTAGATTTGCAACTGAAGCACAAAACAATAGCGTAAGCAGCCCAGCTGGACACACATATAGCAATGTGAGTAACTCTCATCTGCAGAATAATCAATCTTTACTGGCAGCTGTCAACAGGAGAACTGTTTGGATTTACTCTGATTACTGTTCAAATGGGGATACAGAGATTATTCTGTGGCTCTTCTCCAGACAACAGGGAACATCTGTATTTGGTAACCAGGCCAGCTTTCCTCTTGGGATACCAGAGatgcttattttaaataacatatTCTTGAGTCCAGCACAATCTCAGGGGAGTCTGCAGTTGCTGTATTGTTTGTGTTTAATCTGTTGGTGTGTGAAGCAAGTTGAGATCTCTTTCTGCTGCCATTTTATTATTCTGGTGTGCTTCCTATCTCAAATAAGAtaccttttaaaacaaacaaacaagtgaaaacccaaacaccaaaactaaacaacccaccagaaaaaaaccactgaaaaatcaaTCACAGTGTAGGACAAATGCTGTAGACAAACACCCAGGACAAAAGGCAGGCAAAGAATAGGGACTATATAGGGACTTCGAGGTAATGTTGCCTCATTATGGCAACATTATGAGGCAGTATGAAGTAAAAAGGATGAGAAGGTTCCCCCACGTACCCATGCATATTGCCTGTTCTAAAAAGCAGATAAGTGTGTTGTGAATGTTGCAGTCTTTGAGTAACATAACAAATTGCACAGAATTATATAAATGTGCTTTGAACTTTGTGTAGAGAAAGGATATGAGTACATTGATAACTATTGACCTTAGAATTTACCTGCTATAATCCAAGAGTCTAAAGATAAGTTGGCAGTTATGGAAGTGAAGTCAAACCAGTTCTCATGGAACAATCAGTTTATGCCATTTTGCTTGATTTCCTCAGCTGGCAACTCCTTTAAGCCCAGTGCCTCTGAACCCAGTAAATCTGCAGGCTGGACATCCTACATCATTAAATGGATCATCCCCAGCAGGTAATGTATATTCTGCAGACCACCCAAGTTTTGTAGGGATATACAAAGTCAAGGAGCAGCAACAAATGTTCACAAAAGGAAGTAGACATGTCTGTCCATTTTAGTATTTAAAGCAACAAGATACCTTGTTGCTTTCAGTATACTTTCAGGAAGATAGAAAAATGTAACATGTAGCAAGCAGGCATTTCAGTTATGTTTCAATATGGATTTAACTGCCTGTCTTTATTCTTCAGCTGCATCAAAGAACAAGCCACAGTCACCTCATTACTATGAGGTAATGGAATTTGATCCTCTGGCTCCCACTGAGTAAGTAACTTCTTTAATATTGTAAAGTTTTCTTAAGATTCCAAAGGTGAGGCTTCTAAGTTGGCTTTTTCTGAGTGAGAAAACAGACCACACTCTTTGGACCGAGTTAACTGACCATCTGGATCACCTGTGTGATTTCAGACATCTACACAGAACTTATTTTTGAGGTAGGATAACAAGGTTTTATTTATGTAACTATTATAGTACTCACATGCACTTTTGCATTTTGCTGTCCTGTTCCCAAACTTAATTCACTGAGTGGCAATGTGCAGAGGTTCATCATTAAATGCATCATTAAATGCATCATTAAACGCATCACCAGACACCACAAACTGGGCTCATTGTTTCTGTGTAAACATGGGATGCTACTCCATTAGAGAAACACTATAAACTCATGGCAGTTTATGGGcaatattttattaatgcactttttcaaaatgaaaacaactgtGATGTAGGAGTTGCCCTGTTCCTTCTCTTTCAGAGCTATTTATGAAGAAATTGATGTTGTGCTGAAGACAGAAGTTAAGTAGAATACAGAATGCTGAAGGTGGAGGTGAAGTCTTTTACTGGACACACATTATTTTCTGATGCTGGTTCTGCATGGTGCTTCCTGTCCTGTACAAGTGAATAACAACAGGTTTTAGATTTGGACACAGTAGATGAGTATTGGAATGCTAAGCTGTGATGAAGTTTGAGTTACTTGGATCTGCACCTtgataatttgttttaaatgttcaaCAGTGGATTCCTCAAGGTGACTAACATGAttgttttcaagtatttttgaggcctttaaaatatgatttctAATATGTAGTTATACTTGATACATGTCTGAAGAGACAGTGTTACTTTCCTGCAGTCATTTTCtgaatatggattttttttcttcctaaaagcCTGCAATATAGTTGTATTTCTGTCTTGGAAAGTATCAGAGCTGGGACATGAGGTGCTCTCATCCATGgttaacagaacagaaaaaaacctgtttattCCTACactgttgcttttctttactCAGTAAATATTGGAGGGGAATCGATCATTTCTTTCCATGTTCCTGACCTGCAGATTGCTGTTctggtgaaggaaaaaataatcatctACAATGCAGATGAGCAATAGTTACCCATTTATTTTACTCAAGGTATTTAACTCTGTTAATAATagttttatctttaaataattaaagtgCCTTATCTATTTGAATGCTGAATGTAAAATGTGCACTTTAACGAGTACAGTACTCTGAACTTATAATTCACATAAAGTTTGAGCACTTAGTTCACATTCATGGCTGATATGCTATTTTTTgtgaaatactgcattttaaGTGTTCATTGTGGTAACTCTTTAAGTGATACAAAGTTCTCAGTTGGTTATGCAATTTTTGTAGCATaaatttccaaataaaagcaaatgctgAGAAGATAACCCTCATTACTTCTGAGTCTTTTACCAGATGATATGTGTATTCCATGACATGCCACATGCAAGTAATACTACAAGGATTTGAGTGTGAATTTAGTAAGTATGTgggaaggaatttaaaaatttttaagtgCTTCATTGCATGTGTTTAGCAATTTTGTGGTTTGCTGTAAGGCCATTAGAACAACCTCCTTCAATCAAAAAGATGACCTGGAAGATGTTTGGgatttattggggttttttgtaagCAGAAGTGAAAAGGTAAGATgcttaattattattattgtactATTTGGAATGGTTTGGACAGCAGcctgagaaagcagctgaaagtAGGATATGAGGTGGCTCAGGCTTTCACTGCAGCTTTAGCTGTAGTGTTAAAACTCAAGCATGGTGAGGTGCAACCCAGGACAATATGCTATTCGGGATGGTAGTCCATCATGGATTGTGAACTGAACTTTTCCATctataaaaaagcaaagtggTCACAAATAGATGAAGCTCTAGAAAGGAAATGGCTAATTACTGAGGCTAGAGAACTTGTTTCACTGTTGGAATGTGCTCAGTATCTGTGCAAACTTGAGCTTTCAAACTCCAGGGAAAACCCATGACACTTGTCAGGGGATAATATTCTTCTGAAGCATGTGGCCAGAAAAAGGCAATGTGAGGAGAACTCCCATAATCAATTCAACTTTCTAAAGGACAATGGACTAAAGACAACCCAGgtaagttttgggttttttttcctagcctggattaaattatttgggttttcttctgggGTATAATTGGAATTACAAAGCTTGCTGCCATCTTCCCAGAGATCTATTTCACTTGTTCTGCTGCTCCACATGTCCTGATGGAAAAAATGCACAAGagacatgaaaaaatgaaaagttttagAACTTTAATAAATACACAGTGAAGACATGAACGTCATCCAGAATCTATTTAAACAGCTAATATAAGTGGTATAACAAGGCATTTTAATTGTAGcatccatttattttcagaaaagcactTTATAAATTATTgtatagaaataaaattgaCACTAAAGTAACTGGAAGTTACGTCTGACATTACTTTTTTTAgagcccaaacaaacaaccattAGTCTCATATTGTCAGATCTTATCTGCTGAAAGGGGTAGAAAGAACTGGCCTAGCAGATAGAGATACTGGGCTGTTACAAATTCCTGTCTGAAAATGAGCAGGGCACTTAAACTGGCTCTGCAACTCACTCCTCCTCTGCAAAGCTATAATGAAATGTTATTATCCCTACCCTACAGATAATGACCAAAAGTTGCATAAATACAGGTTTACCTGTTCTGATAAACAGAGCACCCAGGAGTACCTCTGAACAACTggcaggctgctgggcaggcTTTGTCAGACTTAACCTCTGCATGGGGTTAATTCCTTTTGGTTTCTGAAGAGACTCCTGTGCTGTTGCTTTAACCTGTAATTCAGAGCAGCTGTGTCCTGCCTTTCCCTTTAAAGCATTTCATACAGAACCTAAACTTGTCTCTGTGTAGGGGTGCCCTGTGTGCAGCCCTCTGTGCAGTCATTAGCAGAACAGATATTTGAAATGAGTTGAGCACAGCATGGAAATCTGAAGATGAGGTATTTCTAAATGGAAACCATACCACAGGGTTGACATGCTTACctttaaattacagttttagATCATCCTGATCTAAAATGAACTTACTGATGCTCTTACCAACTGAACTACTGATTCAGTAGCAATTTGAGAGCATCATCATCTGAATCATCCTGTCCTGCTGTAGGAGCAAGGGAGCAATGCAGTCTAACTTTGTTTAGGTTTGAGATTTCAGCAACTGATCTGTTTATACCTTTATAAATGAACTTATATTGAAATTACTCTTTAGAGCCAGCAATGCAATTTAGATGCTTAAGAAACTGATTTATTCACtctatttaaattaatatctcAATTTACACTTGGGTTTAGAAATCTGCCTTGCAGTATTCAGGTAGCATCTCTCATCTTATATAAATATGGCTTGAAAAAACCCTCTCTTCCAGGAACAGCATGTTCCCTTctatttctaatgaaaatacTATCCCTAAGAAATAATATTCCAAATACATAAAAtgtgttggttttctttaaaaaaaatacatctttttataACAGCAGCATGTACCCATGgtgatttaataaaataatttcatattccACAGTACTCCTACAGCTTTTCTCTCCACTGAAAAATAGTTTCCAAACAGCTAGTAGGGCAGCAGAAGTCAAATGGTATAGAGATTGAGCATTACTGATATCCAGGAAGTGGTAGCTTCTGTCCTTCCTTTGCTTCAAAAAAGGTGTAAGAGAGGGTGATCAAATCAACTTTAGCCATTTTAGGGTCCTCTACAAATTCTGGATCAATGTAGAAAAAGACTGGCATATCCACTTCTTCCTGAGGATTTAGCTGCTGttcttcaaaacagaaacactGCACAGGGGattagaaaaaacaacagtTAGACAGTAACTACAGTAAACTTTCTCTCTGCCAAGATGAAAGCTTCCTCTTAAAATCAACTCTTATCCTCTGAACATCCCTAAAATCCTGGGAAGGATCAACCATATAATCAACAAGACAGCAATTGTATTCCTTTTGtgttacaggaagaaaaattagcTTTTAATGAAGTGTCCAAACTACAAATTCACCAGGCTTGCTCACATTGTTACTCCCTGCCCTCAAAGTCAGTGATACTAAATAACATATATTTGGGAGTCACTCTCATTGGACACACACTTCAGCTTGCTCTGAAGAGAGGCCAAGAATGAAACACCTTGAAAAAATCAAGGTATCTTCTTAAGATGTTAGCATACAAAGAATGGTATCCAGGATTAAAATGAGGTAAAGTTAATTTATGAATTAGAAAATGTAATCTTTTCTTTGTTCACACTTACTTGTATTTTATTGAAATACTGTCCTGCTTCAAAGGGTATTACATTGTAGGTAGAGATTCCAATTACTGGTTTGTCAGtgggattttttgctttataaaatGCCAGTGCAGTTTCTCCTGGTACCACCTGTATGAAGTAATTGCACagtcattattattattattttttttaatccactgcAGCCTTCCATGTCTGAGTGTTCTGCAGACTTTATTAGTTCAATTTCTCTCCTGCTGTTTCAAATGGGTTGCTTCACAAAGCTTTTGCTTACATACAATTACTCTCATTCAGCATTAAAAGCATTAATATTGTTACATGAGTGTATTTTTTACCTTGCCCACTTTGCCAATGAGGCTTTTATTATTCTTAGCACTTTAGCAGCACAGAGCTTTTTAAATATGCAGAATATGGTGTACATTAAATTTTTTAGGTTCTCAGTCTTTCAGCACTGTACTTGGAGTCCAATTAGGAAGCATCACTGCTTTTGataattactgttatttttagtTGTAAAGTTAGATTTAAAATGTATGGGgggttttaaatataaaaagtgCTACAAGCACAGGGGCAAGATGAGGGAAAAGCTACAGGTTTAGGTATACAGCTACAGcacaatatatttaaatatatacacgcattttttggtttgtattaTAAAGTGTATCGATAAATATagttttaatagctttttttttttttttttttggtaaccTGATTGGATGATAGGGGAGCAACCATTCTTTAacaccaagaaataaaaagttctgccctctggcaggaggagccaccagccctgccttgGCTCCATGTAAGACTCCCAGGTGGAAGCACTGCATAAAACCCCCGGGTTAACGTGTCCTCCCTCggctgtctctttttttctccagatcgGGGCCCAGAGCTGCAAATCCACGGATCTGCCTCGCCAGCAGAGTGAAACCTGACGCTGTCACCTCAGGGTGAGGGGGACATCGGGGTCACTCACGTAGATTTCCTTCTGCTGTGGCTTGAAGTTCCACTGGATGCTGGAATGCACATCCGCGTTGAAAGTCACCCTGATGACCCGGTCCCTCACAGGCTCCATGCTCTCGATCTGCTCCGAGCTGTGGCCTGAGCCCGTGGTTCCGCCCAGACCCGTGGCCTGACAGAAAGGACCGGCAGTGAGTGACCCACCCCGACCCGGCCCTTCAGCGCCTCGTGGGGCAGCGAAGCCCCGGGCC is from Calypte anna isolate BGI_N300 chromosome 18, bCalAnn1_v1.p, whole genome shotgun sequence and encodes:
- the LOC103529157 gene encoding cytochrome c oxidase assembly protein COX11, mitochondrial: MVRGAGGWLWCCRLLLPPGPGSLWALGRVLSRPCRTGGRAGPEGKAGYGLWTAADGGIPVPRGARGLRSSNPYTRKQEEEWRRRNRSTLAYIAAAAVGMVGMSYAAVPLYRLYCQATGLGGTTGSGHSSEQIESMEPVRDRVIRVTFNADVHSSIQWNFKPQQKEIYVVPGETALAFYKAKNPTDKPVIGISTYNVIPFEAGQYFNKIQCFCFEEQQLNPQEEVDMPVFFYIDPEFVEDPKMAKVDLITLSYTFFEAKEGQKLPLPGYQ